In Pseudomonadota bacterium, the DNA window GACTAAAGTTGCGCCTATATTGGCAGCAACCCCAATTGCCATTACTTGTTCATTATGGTGTTTTATAATCTCCTCACATTCATCAAACATCGCTGAGCTTTGTTGATATTGTTGAGCATATCGTAATGCTGCCGCAGCCTGTAATGACTGTAATAATTTGGAAGGATCTGATTTTTTTTCACCTTTCTTTTTTAGTTCAATATTCGCAGCTTCGTTATAGTGGCCAGCACAATAAAGATTGTTAAAATCAGCCAAGTTCTTTTTTTGCATCATCGAAGCACACCCAAATGTAAATATTACTGCGAGGCACGCGATAATATTTACACAAATTGCAATTCTTTTTCTATATTTCATTATCTTCTCCTTTCTCTCTTTTCCGTTGGTGTTGTATAGTCATGGTGGACCGCAAACCGATGAATTGGAAGAATATTGTTGTCACATCTTGAACTGTGGAATTTCCCTTCCATATTCTGTTTCCTTTTTCAATTCTGATTTATGAATTTTGCATAAAGCTATATAAAGACAAGATTTATTACGGTCCTGAGAAAATTGATCAAGAAGTGTATTCCGATGGTTATTGCTAACCCCATAACTATTATGACAGGAAATTTTGATGCTCATATTCATGATCCGCTTCCCCCTAAACCAAATCACTGACTACAGATCTTTTTAAAAAAAGAATAATTCTACTTAATATCAATTGAAGCTTTGTATAATTATCAAATCTTCTTGGTCTTGTATAGTATCCTAAAGGATACCATTTATGATTTTTGAATAACTATATTTCTTTTCTGATATTCAAATTATTATATCTCCATATATTCCTTGACATAAAAAAGGCTTTTACTTAATATTTTCAAATAAAAATAAGCCGGGTTTAAATCAAAACACAAATATATAAAGGAGCTTTTCATGAAATTGAAATTTCTGTTGATTGCTATAACTTTTTCAATTGCTGCTTCTATTTCTTCACCCTCTTTTGCCGAAGTACAATGGAGTGTTTTAAGCCGGTTGAATATGAAAAGTTCTCCTATTGACGTTGCCATCTCTTTTTCTGACAAGTGGATTTTTGTTTTAGATGATCATGGAGATATTCTTGTTTTTTCAAAAGATGGCAAATTAAAAGAAAAAATTCAGGTAGGAAAACAATTCGATCAAATCAGGGTCGGCCCAAGAGACAATCTTCTATTTCTTACAAACAGCAAAAGCAAAACAGTTGAAATTATAGAAGTTGACTTCATATATAAAATCAATACAACCGGTTCTCCTTTCAAAGGACTTTCTAATGCACCGGTTGTTTTAGTAGTTTTTACTGATTTCCAATGCCCTTACTGTGCCTACCTTGTCCCGGTACTTGATCAGGTTCTGAAACAATATCCAAAAGAAGTAAAAATAGTTTTTAAAAACTATCCACTTCAGAGTCATAGTTATGCAATGAGTGCGGCAATAGCAGCACTGGCTGCAAAAAGCCAGGGTAAGTTCTGGGAATTTCATGATCTTCTCTTTAAAAATCATAACCAGCTAAGTGATGAAAAGGTCGAAGAGATAATAATAAAAACAGCCATAAACAGGCAGGAATTTGAAAAGAAGATAAATGATCCCCAGGTTTTACAA includes these proteins:
- a CDS encoding DsbA family protein; its protein translation is MKLKFLLIAITFSIAASISSPSFAEVQWSVLSRLNMKSSPIDVAISFSDKWIFVLDDHGDILVFSKDGKLKEKIQVGKQFDQIRVGPRDNLLFLTNSKSKTVEIIEVDFIYKINTTGSPFKGLSNAPVVLVVFTDFQCPYCAYLVPVLDQVLKQYPKEVKIVFKNYPLQSHSYAMSAAIAALAAKSQGKFWEFHDLLFKNHNQLSDEKVEEIIIKTAINRQEFEKKINDPQVLQKVQQDIIDGVNADVRGTPSVFINGKLQRNLSMEGLTSAIDKDLKESREHSK